In Amyelois transitella isolate CPQ chromosome 26, ilAmyTran1.1, whole genome shotgun sequence, the following proteins share a genomic window:
- the LOC106136018 gene encoding phytanoyl-CoA dioxygenase, peroxisomal-like, producing the protein MNFYWSNTLSSRVIPKNVFAELPQTYKVSKEQFRFYDENGFLVIKELIDFESLYSYKKRFVQVCNGLVDKGSMTIVKEPSLVDKQRKPEDYVNKLNDVLYDDVFATYVEHPRLLHVLSQFIGDEITAVNSMMINKPPGTDRHPPHQDLFYFPFRPADKIIAAWTAIDHVDFQNGCLYVIPGSHKEKKIYEHGNVGISKKLYHGIIKEDAVAPAAKRVQLEMSPGDTVFFHPLLVHGSGANVSKNYRKSMTCHFASGDCYYIDVKGTIQEELAKEIVGEAKRRGFDLTFQETWKYRSKIVKGVRSNL; encoded by the exons aTGAATTTCTACTGGAGTAATACTTTATCATCAAGAGTGATTCCTAAGAA tgTGTTCGCTGAGTTGCCACAGACATACAAAGTGTCCAAAGAACAGTTTCGATTCTATGACGAGAACGGATTTCTGGTTATCAAAGAGTTGATAGACTTCGAATCTTTGTACAGTTACAA GAAACGCTTCGTACAAGTATGCAACGGCCTCGTAGACAAAGGATCCATGACCATCGTTAAGGAGCCATCGCTCGTCGATAAACAGAGGAAACCAGAGGATTACGTCAATAAG CTAAACGACGTCTTATACGACGATGTATTCGCCACATACGTCGAGCACCCGAGACTTCTCCACGTGTTGTCACAGTTCATCGGTGATGAGATAACAGCGGTGAACAGCATGATGATAAACAAACCGCCCGGCACCGACAGACATCCGCCTCATCAG GATCTATTTTATTTCCCGTTCCGTCCAGCCGATAAGATCATAGCGGCTTGGACGGCCATAGACCACGTGGATTTTCAAAATGGCTGCCTTTACGTCATTCCCGGTTCGCACAAGGagaagaaaatatatgaaCACGGCAATGTTgga atttccaAGAAATTGTACCACGGCATTATAAAGGAAGACGCCGTAGCCCCCGCGGCAAAGCGGGTGCAGCTTGAAATGTCTCCGGGGGACACGGTTTTCTTCCACCCCCTACTGGTACACGGTTCCGGGGCTAACGTTTCtaag aattaCCGCAAATCAATGACGTGCCACTTTGCAAGCGGCGACTGCTATTATATAGACGTAAAAGGCACGATACAAGAAGAGCTGGCGAAGGAGATCGTGGGAGAAGCGAAGAGAAGAGGCTTTGATCTCACTTTTCAG gaAACGTGGAAGTATAGAAGTAAGATCGTCAAGGGCGTTCGTTCTAATTTGTAA
- the LOC106136017 gene encoding serine protease inhibitor 77Ba-like — protein MAVLKCLLVVSAVLPLIFGQCTLPKAAILVKRPVFRFTMDLATRLALDKENHFVASPISQWILLSALSIGALEETSMELKKVLELHPHKCFNRKYWAVVNDAMNTEDSNDVSVKRSPLVVLDQSFSPFMASSFLSNLNQTNMCKVITQNFDDAPQTAGIINEYVRESTNGNIKEIINPTDLYETNLILLDSLYFRGSWTTAFPTHNTDVVDFHNELGAVVGKVKLMFLNSEFNYTNLDQIKASVLQLPYGKNKEYSMLIFLPFDGVLLSTMIYNIKDISLATVFRKFEMDGPRTLDVQIPSFEIFSELDNLKELLTDMGLRSIFDFSAKFDLGVDVYINNFVQKAKIEVTEDGTEAASVTEAELGWRSLDLSFVANRPFFFMIVNSEKELPLFVGAFSKPTGFEYTS, from the coding sequence ATGGCGgtcttaaaatgtttattagttGTCAGTGCAGTTTTGCCTTTAATATTCGGACAATGTACATTACCAAAAGCGGCTATCCTAGTAAAAAGGCCAGTGTTTCGTTTCACGATGGATTTAGCTACAAGGCTTGCTCTGGATAAAGAGAATCATTTCGTCGCCTCCCCAATCTCTCAATGGATACTACTTTCGGCTTTGTCTATTGGAGCTCTTGAAGAAACTTCAATGGAATTGAAAAAAGTCCTAGAATTGCACCCTCATAAATGCTTCAATAGGAAATATTGGGCCGTTGTCAACGATGCTATGAACACTGAAGATTCTAACGACGTGAGTGTGAAACGATCTCCATTAGTGGTTTTAGATCAATCGTTTTCACCTTTCATGGCATCATCGTTCCTCTCAAACTTAAATCAAACCAATATGTGTAAAGTGATCACACAAAATTTTGACGACGCACCACAAACAGCTGGTATTATCAATGAATACGTTAGAGAGTCCACAAATGGAAACATTAAGGAAATAATTAATCCTACAGATTTGTATGAAACGAATCTTATCCTTCTAGattcattatattttcgaGGATCATGGACAACAGCTTTCCCAACGCATAACACAGACGTTGTAGATTTTCACAATGAATTAGGAGCTGTTGTCGGTAAAGTGAAACTCATGTTTCTTAACAGCGAATTTAACTACACCAACTTAGATCAGATTAAAGCCAGTGTTTTACAGCTCCCTTATGGGAAAAATAAAGAGTATTCCATGTTGATTTTCTTGCCATTCGACGGTGTTCTTCTTTCCACGATGATTTATAACATCAAAGATATAAGTCTGGCGACGGTTTTTAGAAAATTCGAAATGGATGGACCACGCACATTGGACGTCCAAATACCGTCTTTTGAAATATTCTCCGAGTTAGATAACTTAAAAGAACTACTGACAGATATGGGTTTAAGAAGTATATTTGACTTCAGTGCTAAGTTCGATCTTGGAGTGGATGTATACATTAATAACTTTGTACAAAAAGCGAAAATAGAAGTGACAGAGGACGGTACAGAGGCTGCAAGCGTAACAGAAGCGGAATTAGGCTGGAGGTCTTTGGATCTATCATTTGTGGCAAACAGACCATTCTTCTTCATGATAGTAAACTCTGAGAAAGAGCTGCCTTTATTCGTTGGTGCATTCTCAAAGCCTACTGGCTTCGAATATACGAGTTAA